Proteins encoded by one window of Paenibacillus sp. DCT19:
- a CDS encoding SMP-30/gluconolactonase/LRE family protein has product MKVRSWLIVLAASLLISGFGHNVAHGAPYEGYTYNYWGNSVKSPIAFLPSRVITGNDAGTGAWQSPLDLYAAHNGLLYVLDSGNGRIVVLNDKWETMRVIQHFEHEGKEDSFLNPEGLFVTESGQIYVADTENRRVVELNPDGTFVRAIGAPESDVISDTFEYFPRKVIVDKAGRIYVVGRGVYEGLIEFDSDGRFTGFMGTNRVQFDPVDLFWKSVSTKEQREKMIRFIPLEFNNADIDEGGFIYTTTADKNTASAVKKLNPSGIDVLRVNGEFAPVGDLSINRSSFIDIQVSDNGVYRALDSTRGRVFTYNEDGNLLYVIGQLGNQKGTFKNPVAVESYGDAIYVLDRDLGQITEFKPTTFGSLVNEANRLYSSGKHSEAATLWQEVLRLDANYEMAYVGIGKSMLREGKYKEAMTHLKLGNDREYYSRALAKYRREYMREYFGIYMTVAIGVLVSLIIWRRIARSRNERGARDVAN; this is encoded by the coding sequence ATGAAAGTAAGATCATGGCTAATCGTTCTGGCAGCTTCCCTGCTGATCTCCGGATTCGGACATAACGTGGCTCATGGGGCACCGTATGAGGGATATACCTACAATTACTGGGGTAATTCGGTCAAGTCTCCGATTGCTTTTCTCCCCTCCAGAGTGATCACGGGTAACGACGCCGGAACGGGAGCATGGCAGTCTCCACTGGATTTGTATGCTGCACATAATGGCTTGCTCTATGTCCTGGATTCAGGCAATGGACGCATTGTCGTATTGAACGATAAATGGGAAACGATGCGAGTCATCCAACATTTTGAGCACGAAGGCAAAGAGGATAGCTTTCTGAATCCTGAAGGGCTGTTCGTTACGGAGTCAGGTCAGATTTACGTTGCCGACACCGAGAACAGACGAGTCGTGGAGCTGAATCCGGACGGGACGTTCGTTCGTGCCATTGGTGCGCCAGAGTCGGATGTCATCAGTGATACATTTGAATATTTTCCTAGGAAAGTGATCGTCGATAAGGCTGGACGCATCTATGTTGTCGGTCGGGGTGTCTATGAAGGGCTGATCGAATTTGATAGTGATGGGCGCTTTACGGGGTTTATGGGCACGAATCGTGTGCAGTTTGATCCGGTTGATCTATTCTGGAAAAGCGTGTCCACCAAGGAACAGCGGGAAAAGATGATTCGATTTATTCCACTGGAGTTCAATAACGCAGATATTGATGAAGGCGGTTTCATCTATACAACGACGGCAGATAAAAACACAGCTTCGGCGGTGAAAAAACTTAATCCGTCCGGCATTGATGTACTTCGGGTCAACGGGGAATTTGCCCCAGTGGGGGACTTGAGTATCAATCGCTCCTCCTTCATTGATATTCAGGTGTCCGACAATGGGGTCTACCGTGCTCTCGATTCGACGAGAGGGCGCGTGTTCACGTACAACGAGGATGGCAACTTGCTGTATGTGATTGGTCAGCTCGGCAATCAGAAAGGTACATTCAAAAATCCGGTTGCCGTTGAAAGTTATGGGGACGCCATCTATGTGCTGGACCGTGATCTCGGCCAGATCACCGAATTCAAGCCGACAACATTTGGAAGCCTGGTGAACGAGGCCAATCGTTTGTACAGCTCAGGCAAACATTCGGAAGCTGCAACGTTGTGGCAAGAGGTGCTGCGACTTGACGCCAACTATGAAATGGCCTATGTAGGCATCGGCAAATCAATGCTGAGAGAAGGGAAGTACAAGGAAGCGATGACCCACCTGAAGCTTGGCAATGATCGGGAATATTACTCCAGAGCTCTGGCGAAATATCGGAGAGAATACATGCGGGAATATTTCGGAATCTACATGACGGTGGCGATCGGAGTGCTTGTCAGCCTAATCATCTGGCGCCGAATCGCTAGATCGAGGAATGAGAGGGGAGCCCGAGATGTCGCTAATTAA
- a CDS encoding Yip1 family protein yields the protein MSLIKEIKYSLHVAVRPFDGYWDLKYENKGRLRVALLVLLGVTITMILKRQYAGYVVNDNYPLSLNSINELKYIILPFLLWCISNWSLTTLMDGEGKFRDILIATGYAMLPLILINIPNILLSNVITLRESSFYYLFDSIGVIWFVWLLFIGTKTVHQYSVIKTISTMLLTLVVMGIVIFLGLLFFSLIQQIISFVYTLYQEITLRK from the coding sequence ATGTCGCTAATTAAGGAAATCAAATACTCTCTACATGTCGCTGTACGTCCATTCGACGGATACTGGGATCTGAAGTATGAAAATAAAGGCAGGCTGCGTGTGGCGTTACTGGTGCTGCTCGGTGTTACCATAACGATGATTCTGAAACGTCAGTACGCCGGATATGTCGTCAATGACAATTACCCCCTCTCTTTGAACAGTATCAATGAGTTGAAATACATCATTCTCCCCTTCCTGCTCTGGTGTATCTCCAATTGGTCACTGACCACGCTGATGGACGGAGAAGGCAAGTTCAGGGATATTCTGATTGCAACGGGATATGCCATGCTTCCCCTTATTCTGATCAACATTCCGAATATATTACTGAGTAATGTGATTACACTACGTGAATCTTCTTTCTATTATTTATTTGACTCAATAGGGGTCATTTGGTTTGTCTGGCTGCTTTTTATAGGAACCAAAACGGTGCATCAGTATTCAGTGATCAAAACGATTAGCACGATGCTGCTCACCCTGGTTGTTATGGGGATCGTTATCTTTCTGGGCCTGCTTTTCTTTAGCTTGATTCAACAGATTATCAGTTTTGTGTACACCCTCTATCAAGAGATCACGCTGCGCAAATAG
- a CDS encoding DUF5696 domain-containing protein, protein MNKTRTMFAITIMIGSLLMTQNINYAESVYERAVTTTVESEQKTTESIQADADPSITKELANKAASHNVITVPDGMEAVAENEELILYLQPETTEIATLDKQHGEMWFSNPQDRELDAVATGYNKSQLNVQLELTYYDNAGNALKYDNYTHSVQSGQFEIEKVEDGVNIVYTLGEVKSDIEAIPKYISEDRFRTLILDKLEEKDQKELEKRFRYDEQNKRYERRDSSLKGVGLSKVTRILESIDYDDVQIAIDKEAYGEEGSGLENVIVPVHYRLEDGRLRVSIPENGIQYPDSMKIQSLSLLPFFGASGPSDEGYSLVPDGSGSLIYFNNQKTYASPYSTTLYGDDHAVNQLTQIQKEQKARIPVYGMSYGDKGYLAIIDKGDTVASVEADISGRLNEYNTVHSSFSLSSMEEVTLTNGWRSSTVKRFQAQPFHNEMAVIFEFLGADNASYSGMASAYRDYLVEHKQLMRLADDTALPFYLELIGGIPKKKFFLGIPYNAYEPLTTFEEAQEILKEMQSYGVSDIQLRYSGWFNGGIHHDMPQSIDVDKKLGRAQGLQSLQAYTEQNGFGFYPDVSFLEVFPEAKAFKKSYASRQVTGKLAQLFPYRISTFTRDEEASPGYVVSPQAVPGIVDGFLQDYTRLGLSGVSLRDLGDQLNSDFNRTSVVNREQAKKVVVEQLEKLHRSDASLLVEGGNVYASAYTRHIVDAPMSNSGFNITDEAVPFFQLVYHGYIQYAGKAWNMADDQDSLVQMLRAIETGSAPYYTWFYADPSAIKMTGFDELYSADYRRWIQESAERYQQISDVLNDVQNQTIVKHEKLSDGVYQTTFEKGKTIIVNYNDVTANINGVSVAAKSYHVGGGDMPE, encoded by the coding sequence GTGAACAAAACTCGTACGATGTTTGCCATAACCATCATGATCGGCAGCTTGTTGATGACTCAAAATATCAACTATGCAGAGTCGGTCTATGAACGAGCGGTGACCACAACAGTTGAGTCTGAACAAAAGACGACAGAGTCTATTCAGGCTGACGCAGATCCATCCATAACCAAAGAGCTGGCAAATAAAGCTGCAAGCCACAACGTAATAACTGTTCCTGACGGTATGGAAGCCGTAGCTGAGAATGAGGAGCTGATTCTGTATCTCCAGCCGGAAACAACAGAGATCGCGACGCTCGATAAGCAGCATGGTGAGATGTGGTTTTCCAATCCGCAGGATCGGGAACTGGATGCCGTCGCAACCGGATACAACAAGTCCCAGCTGAATGTACAGCTCGAATTGACGTATTACGATAACGCCGGAAATGCACTCAAATACGACAATTATACACATAGTGTTCAGAGTGGTCAGTTTGAGATCGAAAAAGTCGAAGACGGCGTTAATATCGTGTATACGCTGGGTGAAGTCAAGAGCGATATTGAAGCCATTCCCAAATATATTAGCGAGGATCGCTTCAGGACTTTAATCCTCGATAAACTGGAGGAAAAGGATCAGAAAGAGTTAGAGAAGCGTTTTCGTTATGATGAGCAGAACAAGCGTTACGAAAGACGGGATTCATCGCTGAAAGGTGTTGGTTTGTCCAAAGTAACCCGAATTCTGGAATCCATTGACTATGATGATGTGCAGATCGCGATTGACAAGGAAGCCTACGGGGAGGAAGGAAGCGGGCTTGAGAATGTCATCGTACCAGTGCACTATCGACTCGAAGATGGACGTCTGAGGGTATCGATCCCTGAGAACGGTATCCAGTATCCGGATTCCATGAAGATTCAATCCTTGTCACTGCTACCTTTTTTCGGAGCAAGCGGGCCTTCTGATGAAGGATACAGTCTGGTGCCGGACGGATCAGGATCACTGATTTACTTTAATAACCAAAAGACGTATGCATCACCGTATAGCACTACCTTGTATGGTGATGATCATGCTGTTAATCAACTTACCCAGATTCAGAAGGAACAGAAGGCTAGAATTCCTGTGTATGGCATGAGTTACGGAGACAAAGGGTATTTGGCTATCATTGATAAAGGCGATACAGTCGCATCCGTCGAGGCGGATATCAGTGGCAGATTGAATGAATACAATACCGTGCATTCAAGCTTTTCGCTGAGCAGTATGGAGGAAGTTACACTCACCAATGGATGGCGTTCCAGCACGGTCAAACGGTTTCAGGCACAGCCTTTCCATAACGAGATGGCAGTCATCTTTGAGTTTCTGGGTGCGGATAATGCGAGCTATTCAGGTATGGCTTCGGCGTATCGGGATTATCTGGTTGAGCACAAGCAGCTGATGCGTTTGGCTGATGATACAGCACTGCCATTTTACTTAGAACTCATTGGCGGCATTCCGAAGAAAAAGTTCTTTCTGGGCATACCCTACAATGCTTATGAGCCGTTGACAACCTTTGAGGAAGCACAGGAAATCTTGAAGGAGATGCAGAGCTACGGTGTGAGCGACATTCAGCTTCGTTACTCGGGGTGGTTTAACGGAGGAATCCATCACGACATGCCTCAGTCGATTGATGTTGATAAGAAGCTTGGGAGGGCTCAGGGTTTGCAAAGCCTGCAGGCATACACGGAGCAGAATGGCTTCGGATTTTACCCGGATGTGTCTTTTCTGGAGGTGTTTCCGGAAGCTAAGGCGTTCAAGAAATCATATGCTTCACGTCAAGTTACAGGCAAGCTTGCTCAGTTGTTCCCATACCGGATATCTACATTTACGCGGGATGAAGAGGCTTCACCAGGATATGTCGTCAGCCCACAAGCCGTACCTGGCATTGTGGATGGATTTTTGCAAGACTATACCCGGCTGGGACTTTCGGGCGTGTCACTTCGAGATTTAGGGGATCAGTTGAACTCCGATTTCAATCGTACAAGTGTGGTGAATCGGGAGCAGGCGAAGAAGGTTGTAGTCGAGCAGCTTGAGAAGCTTCATCGTTCCGATGCGTCACTTCTTGTGGAAGGTGGCAATGTGTATGCAAGTGCCTACACCCGGCATATTGTGGATGCACCTATGAGTAACAGCGGCTTTAACATAACCGACGAAGCAGTTCCTTTTTTCCAACTGGTATATCACGGCTACATCCAATATGCGGGAAAAGCATGGAATATGGCTGACGATCAGGATTCCCTTGTACAGATGCTGCGAGCGATTGAAACCGGATCAGCACCTTACTACACATGGTTCTATGCGGATCCATCTGCAATTAAGATGACTGGATTTGACGAGTTGTATTCAGCAGATTATCGGCGCTGGATTCAGGAATCAGCCGAGCGGTACCAGCAGATTAGCGATGTCCTGAACGACGTGCAGAATCAAACGATTGTGAAACATGAGAAGCTGAGCGATGGTGTCTATCAGACGACTTTTGAAAAAGGAAAAACGATCATTGTCAATTACAACGATGTTACTGCGAACATTAACGGCGTAAGTGTGGCAGCGAAGAGCTACCATGTAGGAGGAGGTGACATGCCGGAATGA